Within Spinacia oleracea cultivar Varoflay chromosome 4, BTI_SOV_V1, whole genome shotgun sequence, the genomic segment atggttctagaattccttccctttgaagtctttctaagcgtttcaagtttatatggcctaatcgacaatgccacagataggtgagatctgaatcatcctttttggcctttttggtatttatgttatatacttgtttgtcgtgatctaataaataaagtccattgactaatctagcagatccataaaacatctctttaaaataaaacgaacaactattgtcttttattataaaggaaaatcccttagcatctaagcaagaaactgaaatgatgtttttagtaagacttggaacatggaaacattcttccagttccaaaactagcccggagggcaacgacaaatagtaagttcctacagctaatgcagcaatccgtgctccatttcccactcgtaggtcgacttcacccttgcttaactttctacttcttcttagtccctgtggattggaacataagtgtgagccacaacctgtatctaatacccaagaagttgaattagcaagtatacagtctataacgaaaatacctgaagatggaacgactgttccgttcttctgatcttcctttagcttcaagcaatctctcttccaatgccccttcttcttgcagtagaagcattcggattcagaagtgggttgactgaccttcctctttgcagatttggcgccagtttgcttagttgggctggccttgttgccacctttcttagcattcctcttctttccagatttcttgaacttgcccccacgcaccataagcacatcctgcttatcacttttgagcgtcttttcagcggtcttcagcataccgtgaagctcagtgagcgttttgtccagactattcatactgtagttcagtttgaactgatcatacccgctatgaagagaatggaggatggtgtctatagccatttcttgagaaaattgctgatccagccgactcatattctcaatgagtccaatcattttgagaacatgtggacttacgggctcgcctttcttaagcttggtctcaagaatttgcctatgagtctcgaatctttcgactcgagccagaccttggaacatgttcttcaactcactgatgattgtgaaagcatctgagttgatgaacgttttctgcagatccgcactcatggtggcgagcattagacatttcacatccttgttggcatcaatccaacgattgagggctgcctgagtgaccccgtcgcctgcagcttcgggcatcgcctcatctaggacatactccttttcttcctgcataagaactatttgcaagttcctttgccagtcaaggaagtttttcccg encodes:
- the LOC130472037 gene encoding uncharacterized protein, whose protein sequence is MIGLIENMSRLDQQFSQEMAIDTILHSLHSGYDQFKLNYSMNSLDKTLTELHGMLKTAEKTLKSDKQDVLMVRGGKFKKSGKKRNAKKGGNKASPTKQTGAKSAKRKVSQPTSESECFYCKKKGHWKRDCLKLKEDQKNGTVVPSSGTKKK